One Mycolicibacterium crocinum DNA window includes the following coding sequences:
- a CDS encoding MmpS family transport accessory protein has protein sequence MNDPRRPEWSDPAQSAGNGYPPSTDPAYAGQYYGPGYGTPNYGQAGVPPTMQPTEQLPSYWYQGGGQPGNEPPAPPPPPKSPKWLWIAAAVAVLLVVGLVIALVIVTSSARESTVVAPLPPLSSETTTPRATTLVPSTTRPTLPTTSSVPGTAAPLPSETTSPTGTDTVVYTVSGDGRAINITYVDTGGIMQTEFNVLLPWSKEVSLASPARTSASVAVVNVGRDVTCSVSVNGTSVRERTGRGLTICTGAG, from the coding sequence ATGAACGATCCGCGTCGACCAGAGTGGTCTGACCCGGCGCAGTCGGCCGGCAACGGATATCCGCCGAGCACCGATCCCGCCTACGCCGGGCAGTATTACGGACCCGGCTACGGCACGCCGAACTACGGTCAGGCCGGCGTCCCGCCGACAATGCAACCCACCGAGCAGCTGCCCTCCTACTGGTACCAGGGCGGGGGCCAGCCGGGCAATGAGCCGCCCGCGCCGCCGCCCCCGCCAAAGTCGCCCAAGTGGCTGTGGATCGCTGCGGCCGTCGCGGTCTTGCTGGTGGTGGGACTGGTGATCGCGCTGGTGATCGTGACCAGCTCGGCCAGGGAGTCCACCGTGGTGGCGCCGCTGCCTCCGCTGTCGTCGGAGACGACCACCCCGAGGGCCACCACGCTGGTGCCGTCGACCACGCGACCCACGCTCCCGACGACCAGCAGCGTGCCGGGTACCGCGGCGCCGCTACCCAGCGAGACCACCAGCCCGACGGGCACCGACACCGTCGTCTACACCGTCTCCGGTGACGGCCGGGCGATCAACATCACTTACGTCGACACCGGCGGCATCATGCAGACCGAGTTCAACGTGCTGCTGCCGTGGAGCAAGGAAGTCAGCCTCGCGTCGCCGGCCCGGACATCGGCCAGCGTCGCGGTGGTCAACGTCGGACGCGACGTGACGTGCAGTGTGTCGGTGAACGGCACGTCGGTCCGCGAGCGCACCGGCCGCGGCCTGACGATCTGCACCGGCGCCGGCTAA
- a CDS encoding MFS transporter: MSRPPSVAQTAGRSKVVAWALWDCGSTGMNAIVATFVFAVYLTSTVGQGLPGGTSPASWLGRALAIAGLTVAVLAPLTGVLVQAPQRRRAALTILSGLAVLSTAAMSLIHAQPAYFAAGLVLLAFTAACGDLASVPYNAMLRQLTTPQTSGRISGIGAAAGYFGSVALLIVIYTGFIAGNGPERGLFGVPVDDGQNVRAAMLMAAAWFVVLALPLLITAHTLAPTADLEPAPAPQAGGYRQLWNDLRSEWRRDRNLVYYLIVSAIFRDGIAGVFAFGAVLGVSVYGISQANVLIFGVIASTMAALGAVLAGPVDDRIGGKPVIVASLALMITVGLTLLSLSGPVVFWICGLLLALCVGPVTTSARTVLLRMVSDGKEAVAFGLYTTTGRAASFLAPWLFFVFVDAFHADRAGLGGLCVVLAAGLLGMLLVKVPHHRAV; encoded by the coding sequence ATGAGCAGGCCCCCGTCGGTTGCCCAGACCGCCGGGCGGTCGAAAGTCGTGGCATGGGCGTTGTGGGACTGCGGTTCCACCGGCATGAACGCGATCGTCGCCACCTTCGTCTTCGCGGTGTACCTGACCAGCACGGTCGGCCAAGGCCTGCCTGGTGGCACCTCACCGGCCAGCTGGCTGGGCCGCGCGCTGGCCATCGCCGGACTGACCGTCGCGGTCCTCGCGCCGCTCACCGGGGTGCTTGTCCAGGCGCCGCAGCGACGCCGCGCCGCCCTGACGATCCTGTCCGGACTGGCGGTGCTGTCGACGGCCGCGATGAGCCTCATCCACGCCCAGCCGGCCTACTTCGCGGCGGGTCTGGTGCTGCTGGCGTTCACTGCGGCGTGCGGCGATCTGGCCAGCGTGCCGTACAACGCGATGCTGCGGCAGCTCACCACTCCGCAGACGTCCGGGCGCATCTCGGGGATCGGCGCGGCCGCGGGCTACTTCGGCAGCGTCGCGCTGCTGATCGTCATCTACACCGGCTTCATCGCGGGCAACGGCCCCGAGCGCGGTCTGTTCGGTGTGCCGGTCGACGACGGCCAGAACGTGCGCGCGGCGATGCTGATGGCCGCGGCCTGGTTCGTCGTCCTGGCGCTTCCGCTGCTCATCACCGCGCACACCCTCGCCCCGACCGCCGACCTGGAGCCGGCGCCCGCCCCGCAGGCCGGCGGTTATCGCCAGCTATGGAACGACCTGCGATCCGAATGGCGGCGCGATCGTAACCTCGTCTATTACCTGATCGTCAGCGCGATCTTCCGCGACGGCATAGCGGGGGTCTTCGCGTTCGGCGCCGTGCTCGGCGTCAGTGTCTACGGCATCTCGCAGGCCAACGTGCTGATCTTCGGTGTCATCGCCAGCACGATGGCCGCCCTCGGTGCCGTCCTCGCCGGCCCCGTCGACGACCGGATCGGCGGCAAGCCCGTCATTGTCGCCTCGCTGGCACTGATGATCACCGTCGGCCTGACCCTGCTGTCGCTGTCCGGCCCCGTCGTGTTCTGGATCTGCGGGCTGCTGCTGGCGCTGTGCGTCGGGCCCGTGACCACGTCGGCCCGCACGGTGCTCCTACGGATGGTCAGCGACGGTAAGGAAGCCGTCGCCTTCGGGCTCTACACGACCACCGGTCGGGCGGCGTCGTTCCTCGCGCCCTGGTTGTTCTTCGTGTTCGTCGACGCGTTCCACGCCGATCGTGCCGGTCTGGGCGGCTTGTGCGTCGTGCTGGCGGCCGGGCTGTTGGGCATGCTGCTGGTGAAGGTGCCCCACCACCGCGCGGTTTAG